In the Neisseria sp. KEM232 genome, TTCGGTTTTGGCCGCCCGCCAGCTCGGATAGAGCGTCACCAGAAGGGACAGACCGATGGAGATGGAAACGATGGTGGCAACGTCGCTCCACACGATGTGCGAGGGCAGATAGTCGAGGAAATACACTTGCGATTCGATGAGTTTGCGCCCCATCAGACCTTCCACCCATTTGAGGATGGCGCCGATATTGGCCGCCAGCAGCAGGCCGAACACCGTGCCGAAAGCCGTGCCGATCAGCCCCAAGAGCGCGCCCTGCACAAAAAAGATTTTCATGATGCCCGAGGGCGGCAGACCCTGCGTGCGCAGGATGGCGATGGCCGACTGCTTTTCGGTAACGGTCATAATCAGGGTGGAAATCAGGTTGATGGAGGCGACGAGGCTGATGAAGAACATAATCACAAACAGCATTTTCTTTTCCAGCTCGACGGCGTTGAAATAGGATTGGTTGCTGAACGTCCAGTCTCGCACCCAAACCTTGTCCTGTTCGCCCGCGGGCAGCAGGGAGGCGGCCACGGCGGGGGCGTTCTGCGGATCGGCGAGTTTCAGGCGCAATCCGGCAAAACCGCTCTCGAGGCGGTAGAGCGTCTGCGCGTCGTCGATATGGGTGAGCGCCAGCGCGTTGTCGAGCTCGTAGATACCGGTTTTCACCGTGCCCACCAGATTAAACTGCTTCAAACGCGGCACCATGCCTGCGGGCGTAACGTTGCCCTCCGGCGTAATCACGGTGACCTTGCCGCCCGTTTCCACGCCCAGCGCTTCGGCCAAACCGCTGCCGAGGATGATGTCGAACTCACCCGGGCGCAGGCTCTCGAAGCCGCCCGAAGGCATATCCCGCCAATAATCGACCACTTGTTTTTCTTCGGCGGGATCGATGCCGCGTATCTGCACGCCGCGCACTTCGCCGTTGTTGGCCAAGAGCGCCTGATCGGCGATATAGGGCGCCGATCCGACCACGTTTTTATTGCCCGCCACCAGCTTGCGCAAATCCTGCCAGCTGCCCGCGCCCGCGTCGTAAAAACCGATTTCCGCATGGGGCGCGACGCTGAAAAGCTGGCTGCGCACGTCCTTCTGAAAGCCGTTTACCACCGAAATCACCGTAATCAGCGCCATCACGCCGATGGCGATGCCGACGATTGAAATGATGCCGATAAACGACATAAAACCGCTGCGCTTCTTCGCCCGAAGATAGCGCAGCCCGATCCACGTTTCCAGTGAAATCATGGCGTCCTACCGTCAAAATAAAAGGCGGCATTGTACCGTAAAGGCCGTCTGAAAGCGCGGTTTCAGACGGCCTTTGCCGTTTGGGCTATAATCGCGCCTTTTTTGCTAGACCGAATAAAAATGTCCAACAAACCCAAATCCGAACACGAAAACAACAAGCTGCACAAACGCCTGCGCCATGCCGTGGGCGACGCGATCAACGATTTCAACATGATCGAGCCGGGCGATAAAATCATGGTCTGCCTCTCCGGCGGCAAAGACAGCTACGCCCTCTTAGACATCCTACGCCATTTGCAGGCCTCCGCCCCAATCGATTTCGAGCTGGTTGCCGTCAACCTCGACCAAAAACAGCCCGGGTTCCCCGAAGAAGTTTTGCCCACTTATCTCGAAAGCATCGGCGTACCCTACAAAATCGTCGAAGAAGACACCTATTCCACCGTCAAACGCGTGCTCGACGAAGGCAAAACCACCTGTTCGCTATGCAGCCGCCTGCGCCGCGGCATCCTCTACCGCACCGCCAAAGAGCTCGGCTGCACCAAAATCGCCCTCGGCCACCACCGCGACGACATCATCGCCACGCTGTTTTTAAACATGTTTTACGGCGGCAAACTCAAAGCCATGCCGCCGAAACTCGTGTCCGACAACGGCGAACACATCGTTATCCGCCCGCTGGCCTATGTGAAGGAAAAAGACCTCATCCGCTACGCCGAAATCAAGCAGTTCCCCATCATCCCCTGCAACCTCTGCGGCTCGCAGCCCAATTTGCAGCGGCAAATCATCGGCGACATGCTGCGCGACTGGGACAAACGCTTTCCCGGCCGCATCGAGAGCATGTTCTCCGCATTGCGAAACGTCGTCCCCTCGCATCTGGCCGACACCGATCTTTTCGATTTCGCAGGCTTGCAGCGCGGGCAAAACCTGAAACACGGCGGCGATTTGGCTTTCGACAGCGAAACCCTGCCCGAACGCTTTTCAGACGGCCACGACGACGAAGTGACAATCGCCCAACCGCGCAAAGTGTTCAACATCCTCGACAACCGCAAATAGCGGCAAACAGAGCAAAGGCCGTCTGAAAACACTTTCAGACGGCCTTTACAGTTGGAAAACCGCTGAAAGTGGCCGTCTGAAAAAACCTGCTTCGCAGGTTTTTTCAGACGGCCTTTCCTATCCGCCGCAACAGATGCTTACAGCCGCTGACGCATCTGCTCGAACAGGCAGACCGTGGCAGCCATCGCCACGTTGAGCGATTCGGTTGCGCCCGCCATCGGGATAACGACCGAGCCGGCGGCGGCGCGGCGCGCTTCGTCGGACACGCCGCTGCCTTCGTTGCCGAACAGCCAGCCGCACGGGCGGCGCAGGTCGAAGGCGTAGAGGCTTTGTGCGCCGGGGTCGAGGGCGGTTACGCGCAGCGGTTCGCGGTAGCGCGGCAGCCATTGCGCCAGCTCGGTGTCGGGATAAAGGCCGAGCAGGAAATGCGCGCCCATTGCCGCGCGCAGGACTTTTGGCGACCAGACGTCGGCGCAGTCGCGGCCGAGCACCACGTTTTTCACGCCCGCCGCCGCCGCGCTGCGCAGGATGGTGCCGATATTGCCGGGATCTTGGATGCGTTCGAGGACGACGCAGTCGCCGCTCTGCAGCGGGGCGGCGGTTTCGGGGATTTCGACCAGGCTGAGGATGCCGCCGCCGTCGGAGAGGGCGGAGGCTTTGGCCAGCAGGCGATCTTCCACGGCGGCGGTGTTTTCGGGCGGCAGGCGTGAGAGCAGGCTTTGTGTTTCGGGGGTGTGCAGGCGGCTTTGCGCGATGAAGACTTGTTGCGGCTGCGCGCCGGTTTGCAGCAGCGCGTCAAGCAGGTGCGCGCCTTCGAGTACGGTTTGGCGGCATTCGCGGCGGTATTTGGCCGACACGCCGAGTTTGGCAAGGTGTTTGAGCCGGGTGTTGTGCGGGGAGAGGATTTGTTTCATGGGTGTTTGTTTTGGAACGGTGTTTTGACTGTGTTGCGACTTCGTTTTCACTTCGTTGAAGCGACGCTTTCAGACGGCCTGTTCTTGGCGGGTGCGGAGTGAAGGGAGAGGCCGTCTGAAAAAGTGTTTTCAGACGGCCTTTTGCCTGCGCGGGGCTTATTCCTCTGCTTCTTCCGCGCCCTTGTTTTCCGCTTCGTTTTCAAGCGCGCCGGTGTCGGCATCACTCTCGTCTTCGGCAGCGGTGTCTTCCGGCTCTTCGGCCACGCGCTCGAGGCTGACGAGCTGTTCGCCCTCGTCGAGGTTGATCAGTTTCACGCCTGCTGCGGCGCGGCCGGTTTCGCGGATTTGTTCGACTTTGGTGCGGATGAGGACGCCGCCGCTGGTAATCAGCATCAGGTCATCGGTTTCGCCGACCAAGGTTGCGGCGACCAAATCGCCGTTGCGCTCGCCGGTGTTGATGGCGATATTGCCTTGCCCGCCTTTGTTTTTACGGCTGTAATCGGCAATCGGGGTACGTTTGCCGTAGCCGTTGGCGGTGGCGGTCAGCACTTGCAAATCGCTTTGCGCGGCTTCGGGGGCAAAGGTAATCAGGCTGACGATTTTGCCGTCGGCAGGCAGGCGCATACCGCGCAGGCCGCCGCTGCCGCGACCGGACGGACGCACACCGTGTTTGCCGCTTGGCAGGGCATTTTCGTTATCGGCAGTTTCGTCTTCGAGGTCGTCTGAAATTTCGGTTTCGATGTCGGCATCTTCCGCTTCGTCGTTACCGGATTTTTCCCAGTATTCGTTAAAGCGGATGGCTTTGCCCAAGTTGGAGAACAGCATGATGTCGTCCGATCCGCCGGTTTGTGCGGCACCGACGAGGTAGTCGCCTTCTTTGAGCGCGATGGCTTTGATGCCTTGGCTGCGGACGTTTTTAAACGCTGAAAGCTGGACTTTTTTCACCATGCCTTGTGCGGTGGCGAAGAAGACGTATTGGTCTTCAGGGAATTCGCGAACGGCAAGGATGGCGCTGACTTTTTCGCCTTCTTCCAACTGGATGACGTTGTTAATCGGACGGCCGCGGCTGTTGCGTCCGCCTTCGGGCAGTTTGTAAACCTTAATCCAGTGGCACTTGCCGAGGTTAGTGAAACACATCAAATAGTCATGCGTGTTCGCAACGAACAGGGTTTCGATGAAGTCTTCGTCTTTGGTGGCCGCCGCCTGTTTGCCGCGTCCGCCGCGACGCTGCGCCTGATAGTCGGTGGTCGGCTGGGTTTTGATATAGCCGCCGTGGGTCAGAGTAACGACCATTTCGCGTTGCGGAATCAGGTCTTCATCGGCAATGTCGCCGCCGAACGGGTTGATTTCGCTGCGGCGTTCGTCGCCGAAATTGGTTTTGGTTTCTTCCAACTCTTCACGAATGATTTGGGTGATGCGTTCCGGCTTCGCCAAAATGTCCAAATAGTCGATGATTTTTGCCATGATGCTTTTGTAGTCGCCGACGATTTCTTCTTGGTCGAGGCCGGTCAGGTTGCGCAGGCTCATGCGCAGGATGGCGTCGGCCTGGATTTCGCTCAGATAATAGCCTTGTTCCTGCAAGCCGAGGTTGGCGGGCAAACCTTCGGGACGCGCCATGCGCAGGTCGAGGTCGGTACGGCTCAGCATGTCTTCCACCAAGCCGCTGCGCCATGCGCGGGACAACAGTTTTTCTTTGGCTTCGGGCGCGTCGGCGGATTCTTTAATCAACCGAATCATCTCGTCGATATTGGACAGGGCGACGGCTTTACCTTCGGCGATATGCCCTTCATGACGCGCTTTTTTCAGGCGGAACAGGGTGCGGCGGGTAACGACTTCGCGACGGTGGCGCAGGAATTCCGCCAGAATCTGTTTCAGGTTCAACAGGCGCGGCTGACCGTCAACCAAAGCGACCATGTTGATGCCGAAGCTGTCTTGAAGCTGGGTAAGTTTGTAGAGCTGGTTTAAAACGACTTCGGCGTTTTCGTTGCGTTTCAATTCGATAACGACGCGCATACCGGATTTGTCCGATTCGTCGCGCAGGTCGGATACGCCTTCCAACGTTTTTTCGCGCACCAGTTCGCCGATTTTTTCCACCAGCTTGGCTTTGTTCACCTGATACGGAATTTCGTCGATGATGATGGCTTCGCGTTCGCCGTTTTTGCCTATGGGTTCGATATGGGTTTTACCGCGCATAACGACGCGGCCGCGGCCGGTTTTATAGCCTTCGCGCACGCCGCTCAAGCCGTAGATGGTTGCGCCGGTCGGAAAATCGGGGGCTTGCAGGATGTTGATCAATTCGTCGATTTCGGTTTCAGGTTCGTCCAAAAGACGCAGACAGGCGTTGATGGTGTCTGTAAGGTTGTGCGGCGGAATGTTGGTCGCCATACCGACGGCGATACCGGACGAGCCGTTGACCAACAGCGCGGGGAAGCGGGTCGGCAACACCAGCGGCTCGTGTTCGCTGCCGTCGTAGTTCGGGCCGAAATTGACGGTTT is a window encoding:
- a CDS encoding lipoprotein-releasing ABC transporter permease subunit; translated protein: MISLETWIGLRYLRAKKRSGFMSFIGIISIVGIAIGVMALITVISVVNGFQKDVRSQLFSVAPHAEIGFYDAGAGSWQDLRKLVAGNKNVVGSAPYIADQALLANNGEVRGVQIRGIDPAEEKQVVDYWRDMPSGGFESLRPGEFDIILGSGLAEALGVETGGKVTVITPEGNVTPAGMVPRLKQFNLVGTVKTGIYELDNALALTHIDDAQTLYRLESGFAGLRLKLADPQNAPAVAASLLPAGEQDKVWVRDWTFSNQSYFNAVELEKKMLFVIMFFISLVASINLISTLIMTVTEKQSAIAILRTQGLPPSGIMKIFFVQGALLGLIGTAFGTVFGLLLAANIGAILKWVEGLMGRKLIESQVYFLDYLPSHIVWSDVATIVSISIGLSLLVTLYPSWRAAKTEPAEALRYE
- the ttcA gene encoding tRNA 2-thiocytidine(32) synthetase TtcA — encoded protein: MSNKPKSEHENNKLHKRLRHAVGDAINDFNMIEPGDKIMVCLSGGKDSYALLDILRHLQASAPIDFELVAVNLDQKQPGFPEEVLPTYLESIGVPYKIVEEDTYSTVKRVLDEGKTTCSLCSRLRRGILYRTAKELGCTKIALGHHRDDIIATLFLNMFYGGKLKAMPPKLVSDNGEHIVIRPLAYVKEKDLIRYAEIKQFPIIPCNLCGSQPNLQRQIIGDMLRDWDKRFPGRIESMFSALRNVVPSHLADTDLFDFAGLQRGQNLKHGGDLAFDSETLPERFSDGHDDEVTIAQPRKVFNILDNRK
- a CDS encoding RNA methyltransferase, whose protein sequence is MKQILSPHNTRLKHLAKLGVSAKYRRECRQTVLEGAHLLDALLQTGAQPQQVFIAQSRLHTPETQSLLSRLPPENTAAVEDRLLAKASALSDGGGILSLVEIPETAAPLQSGDCVVLERIQDPGNIGTILRSAAAAGVKNVVLGRDCADVWSPKVLRAAMGAHFLLGLYPDTELAQWLPRYREPLRVTALDPGAQSLYAFDLRRPCGWLFGNEGSGVSDEARRAAAGSVVIPMAGATESLNVAMAATVCLFEQMRQRL
- the gyrA gene encoding DNA gyrase subunit A encodes the protein MTDDTIRHDHKFALETLPVSLEDEMRKSYLDYAMSVIVGRALPDVRDGLKPVHRRVLYAMHELKNNWNAAYKKSARIVGDVIGKYHPHGDSAVYDTIVRMAQDFSMRYVLIDGQGNFGSVDGDGAAAMRYTEIRMAKIAHEMLADIEEETVNFGPNYDGSEHEPLVLPTRFPALLVNGSSGIAVGMATNIPPHNLTDTINACLRLLDEPETEIDELINILQAPDFPTGATIYGLSGVREGYKTGRGRVVMRGKTHIEPIGKNGEREAIIIDEIPYQVNKAKLVEKIGELVREKTLEGVSDLRDESDKSGMRVVIELKRNENAEVVLNQLYKLTQLQDSFGINMVALVDGQPRLLNLKQILAEFLRHRREVVTRRTLFRLKKARHEGHIAEGKAVALSNIDEMIRLIKESADAPEAKEKLLSRAWRSGLVEDMLSRTDLDLRMARPEGLPANLGLQEQGYYLSEIQADAILRMSLRNLTGLDQEEIVGDYKSIMAKIIDYLDILAKPERITQIIREELEETKTNFGDERRSEINPFGGDIADEDLIPQREMVVTLTHGGYIKTQPTTDYQAQRRGGRGKQAAATKDEDFIETLFVANTHDYLMCFTNLGKCHWIKVYKLPEGGRNSRGRPINNVIQLEEGEKVSAILAVREFPEDQYVFFATAQGMVKKVQLSAFKNVRSQGIKAIALKEGDYLVGAAQTGGSDDIMLFSNLGKAIRFNEYWEKSGNDEAEDADIETEISDDLEDETADNENALPSGKHGVRPSGRGSGGLRGMRLPADGKIVSLITFAPEAAQSDLQVLTATANGYGKRTPIADYSRKNKGGQGNIAINTGERNGDLVAATLVGETDDLMLITSGGVLIRTKVEQIRETGRAAAGVKLINLDEGEQLVSLERVAEEPEDTAAEDESDADTGALENEAENKGAEEAEE